One genomic region from Pecten maximus chromosome 5, xPecMax1.1, whole genome shotgun sequence encodes:
- the LOC117327492 gene encoding baculoviral IAP repeat-containing protein 2-like → MMQALDDVATTNILDSRGREASFREWPHSNIPTGPLVVAGFSYTNSGSSTVKCIACGLEVDASSLNGTNPYVFHVLRSPECSFFYPANPYRRESDRRQTFLYWIGYDGAPDVDDLVSAGFYVAEFGEDKLRCFCCDLNILSPNQTAELRQEHARLSPNCVFIRNWMLQESNGRGR, encoded by the exons ATGATGCAAGCCTTGGATGACGTTGCTACTACAAATATACTTGACAGTCGTGGACGGGAAGCAAGCTTTAGGGAGTGGCCTCATTCAAACATTCCTACAGGACCACTGGTGGTAGCTGGATTTTCCTATACGAACTCAGGATCATCGACAGTAAAATGTATAGCATGTGGATTGGAGGTAGACGCTTCAAGTTTAAACGGGACAAATCCTTATGTTTTCCATGTGTTACGGTCTCCAGAATGTTCGTTCTTCTATCCAGCCAATCCTTATAGGCGGGAGTCGGACCGCAGACAGACCTTCCTCTATTGGATAGGATACGATGGGGCCCCGGATGTTGATGATCTAGTTTCGGCTGGATTTTATGTAGCAG AATTTGGAGAGGACAAACTTCGATGTTTCTGttgtgatttaaatatattgtcTCCGAATCAAACGGCAGAATTAAGACAGGAACACGCTCGACTGAGCCCGAACTGTGTCTTTATAAGGAACTGGATGTTGCAGGAATCAAACGGTCGGGGCCGGTAA
- the LOC117327490 gene encoding putative inhibitor of apoptosis produces the protein MKKSQPCAGQGGSSEAFSTPPVEADIQMAACKDSFMYWSGDISLDVDAMAEARWCYIGNGRVTTLCCKAVCDWKATDDPWKQHAIYSPGCSFLIQQMGQAYVDSVQAGFPTDELPLEQPDAQMGPLDDQVSEQPDAQMSPQEELEIQRLFEENELLKRQTYCLVCEEEPRQITYLPCGHLVCCGICGLAQTECPICKETITGRITTFWS, from the exons ATGAAGAAATCACAGCCGTGTGCCGGACAGGGAGGCTCATCTGAAGCCTTCTCAACTCCCCCAGTTGAAGCAGATATCCAGATGGCAGCTTGTAAGGATTCCTTTATGTATTGGTCTGGTGATATTTCCCTGGATGTAGACGCCATGGCTGAAGCAAGATGGTGTTACATAG GAAATGGACGTGTCACCACATTGTGTTGTAAGGCTGTCTGCGACTGGAAGGCGACAGACGATCCCTGGAAACAACATGCCATTTACAGCCCCGGGTGTTCTTTTCTGATACAGCAAATGGGCCAAGCCTACGTTGATAGTGTTCAGGCTGGATTCCCAACG GATGAACTACCGTTGGAACAGCCTGATGCCCAAATGGGTCCCCTTGATGATCAAGTGTCGGAACAGCCTGATGCCCAGATGAGTCCCCAGGAAGAATTAG aaatacagAGGCTGTTTGAGGAAAACGAACTGCTGAAAAGACAAACTTACTGTCTTGTGTGTGAGGAGGAACCACGTCAGATTACATACTTACCATGTGGACATTTGGTCTGCTGTGGAATCTGTGGTCTGGCCCAGACTGAATGTCCCATCTGTAAGGAAACAATCACTGGCAGAATAACAACATTTTGGTCATAG
- the LOC117327493 gene encoding baculoviral IAP repeat-containing protein 2-like encodes MDFKKTFNRREASFRQWPHLNIPTGPPMVTGFSYTNSGLSTVKCTSCGLEVDVASLKGTSPYALHVLRCPGCLFFYPDHRYRLESDRRQSFLYWIGHNGAPDVDDLVAAGFYVTDCDEDELRCVCCDLSLSSRNQATDIRQRHALLSPNCVFIKNAIFRDSNGGGQY; translated from the exons ATGGATTTCAAGAAGACATTCAACAGACGGGAAGCAAGCTTCAGACAATGGCCCCATCTGAACATTCCAACGGGACCACCCATGGTAACCGGATTTTCCTATACCAACTCCGGATTATCTACAGTAAAATGTACATCCTGTGGATTGGAGGTAGACGTTGCAAGTTTAAAAGGGACTAGTCCTTATGCCTTACATGTTTTACGATGTCCTGGATGTTTGTTCTTCTATCCAGACCATCGTTACAGACTGGAGTCGGACCGCAGACAGTCCTTCCTGTACTGGATAGGACACAATGGGGCCCCGGATGTGGACGATCTAGTTGCGGCTGGATTTTATGTAACAG ATTGTGACGAGGACGAACTTCGATGTGTTTGTTGTGATTTAAGTCTATCGTCACGGAATCAAGCGACTGACATCAGACAACGACACGCTCTCCTGAGCCCGAACTGTGTCTTCATAAAGAACGCAATATTCCGGGACTCAAACGGTGGGGGCCAGTATTGA
- the LOC117327491 gene encoding putative inhibitor of apoptosis — protein sequence MEKSANESDAGCEGGTVSSEACSNQPSVETDTQFDVCKETFIYRSCDMSIDVDAMAEARWYCTGYGEVKTCCCKAFWDMEATQDPWMQHAIQSPGCSFLIKRKGQTYIDNVQASLLAEDEEPMTAQSEEESELVMLQEEIDTRKKEQTCFVCQVNPREVIYWPCGHYSCCKTCHPAQLNCPKCKTIIEYSIFAILS from the exons ATGGAGAAATCTGCCAATGAGTCCGATGCCGGTTGCGAGGGAGGTACCGTGTCATCTGAGGCTTGCTCAAATCAACCATCAGTTGAAACAGACACCCAATTTGACGTCTGTAAGGagacctttatatatcggtcATGTGATATGTCTATAGATGTAGACGCCATGGCTGAAGCAAGATGGTACTGCACAG GATATGGAGAGGTCAAAACTTGTTGCTGTAAGGCTTTCTGGGACATGGAGGCGACTCAGGATCCCTGGATGCAGCATGCCATTCAAAGCCCAGGGTGTTCTTTTCTTATAAAACGGAAGGGTCAGACCTACATTGACAACGTCCAGGCCAGTTTACTTGCGGAAGAT GAGGAACCGATGACAGCACAATCCGAGGAAGAGTCAG AACTCGTGATGTTGCAAGAGGAAATTGATACTAGAAAGAAGGAACAAACCTGTTTTGTGTGCCAGGTTAATCCTCGGGAGGTCATTTACTGGCCATGCGGGCATTATTCCTGCTGCAAAACATGCCATCCTGCACAGCTTAACTGCCCCAAATGCAAGACAATAATCGAATACAGCATTTTCGCAATCTTGTCTTAG